A single region of the Pseudorhodoplanes sp. genome encodes:
- the thiE gene encoding thiamine phosphate synthase — translation MSVDLRLYALVDPDRSGGRQLADIARSVVQGGATLVQLRDKSGSTLRQIEEARAIKAALVGTFVPFLVNDRVDVALAAGADGVHVGWDDMPVADARALLGREAIIGLSIKTPEQAKAAPLDLLDYVCIGGVFETQSKDNPPPVGAAGFAELVVIIRSRKPNMPAGAIAGIDESNAAQVIAAGADGVAVISALSLAPDPRAAAQKLRGIVDAALSRRGAA, via the coding sequence ATGAGTGTCGATCTGCGTTTGTATGCCCTTGTCGATCCCGACCGCAGCGGCGGCCGCCAGCTTGCGGACATCGCCCGATCTGTGGTGCAGGGGGGAGCGACACTGGTGCAACTCCGCGACAAGAGCGGATCGACATTGCGTCAGATCGAGGAGGCAAGAGCCATCAAGGCGGCGCTGGTCGGCACCTTCGTTCCCTTTCTTGTCAATGACCGCGTCGATGTCGCGCTTGCCGCCGGCGCCGACGGCGTACATGTGGGCTGGGACGACATGCCGGTTGCCGACGCACGCGCGCTGCTCGGGCGCGAGGCTATTATCGGCCTGTCGATCAAGACGCCGGAACAGGCGAAAGCGGCTCCGCTGGACCTGCTCGATTATGTCTGCATCGGCGGCGTATTCGAGACGCAGTCGAAGGACAACCCGCCGCCCGTCGGTGCGGCCGGCTTCGCCGAGCTCGTCGTGATCATTCGCAGCCGCAAGCCCAACATGCCTGCCGGAGCGATTGCCGGCATTGACGAAAGCAATGCCGCGCAGGTGATCGCCGCCGGTGCCGACGGCGTCGCTGTCATTTCGGCCTTGTCGCTGGCGCCGGACCCCAGAGCGGCGGCGCAAAAACTGCGCGGCAT
- the thiM gene encoding hydroxyethylthiazole kinase, translated as MRAPDHAPHNLPDIAADLLTRLRRQHPRVHCVTNAVAQHFTANVLLAIGATPSMTMSPTEVEHFVRGSRALLINLGTLDDERRKSMNLAADAAVAASVPWVLDPVKVDRSAFRADFARSLLTRRPRALRLNAGEFEALAGTPGDRDQIRQFAKDSSFTVAMTAETDIVSDGRDIVAIDNGHPLMTQVTAMGCAESAVLAACLAVETNPLVAAASALLVYNIAGEIAAERSRGPGSFSVEILDALFNLDTAELRRRQAIVKVT; from the coding sequence ATGCGTGCACCTGACCACGCGCCACACAACTTGCCTGACATTGCCGCCGACCTGCTGACGCGCCTGCGCCGGCAGCATCCGCGGGTGCATTGCGTCACCAACGCGGTGGCGCAGCATTTCACCGCCAATGTGCTTCTCGCCATCGGCGCCACGCCGTCAATGACCATGTCGCCCACCGAGGTGGAGCATTTCGTGCGCGGCTCCAGGGCGCTGCTGATCAATCTCGGCACGCTCGACGACGAGCGGCGGAAATCGATGAACCTTGCCGCCGATGCCGCGGTGGCCGCGTCCGTCCCCTGGGTGCTCGATCCGGTGAAGGTCGACCGCTCCGCCTTCCGTGCGGATTTCGCCCGTTCGCTGCTGACTCGGCGCCCGCGCGCCCTGCGGCTCAATGCCGGGGAATTCGAGGCGCTGGCCGGCACGCCGGGCGATCGAGACCAGATCCGGCAATTCGCAAAGGACAGTTCCTTCACCGTCGCGATGACGGCGGAGACCGACATTGTGTCCGATGGCCGTGACATCGTCGCGATCGACAACGGCCATCCGCTGATGACGCAGGTGACGGCGATGGGCTGCGCGGAATCCGCCGTGCTCGCCGCCTGCCTCGCGGTCGAGACGAATCCGCTGGTCGCAGCGGCGTCCGCGCTGCTCGTGTACAACATCGCCGGCGAGATCGCTGCCGAGCGCTCGCGCGGGCCGGGCAGCTTCTCCGTCGAAATTCTGGATGCATTGTTCAATCTCGACACGGCCGAGTTGCGGCGGCGCCAGGCTATCGTGAAGGTGACGTGA